TGACCAGTCACATCACAATCTCCCGTCACACCAGCAGAAGAGCCAGCGATGCTTCCTGCAAGAAAGCAGGATTTCTAGCTGCCAAAAAAGCCAAGAGTATCTACAAGAAAAACCCTGCAAGGCAGGACAGAAGACAGGCACAAGGCCAGCTAAACAGGGAAACGCTCATAGTCCACCCAGGAGTCCCTCCTGGGTCCCTTGGCACCAACTCACCCGACTGACTGCGCGTCCGGCTGCTCAGCACCACCGGAATGAAATCCCGAAAGTTGTTCTTGGGCTTCTTCTCAAGGTAACCTGTGGGGAAAACTGAGCCTTGAGAAAACATGCCACAGATCTGTGCACGCACATCTGCTGGCCTGGGAAGGGCAGTCCAGCATCATGCTGCAGTCCTGTTTCAGATCCCAACCCGCTACGGGAAGCCACTAGCTCCAGAGGCCATTCAgcttcgggggggggggcggtttggCCCCACAGGCATCAGGGTGACAGGAACCGCTGCAGCCTGACCCCGCAAGAACACATTGCCATTCACAAGAGTACCTTCCTCGTGGCTGTCGCCGCGGTGCGCCGGAGATGGGAACTCCGTCTTCGCTGGCCTCCTGCGCTTACGCTTTACCCTGAGGCTGTTGTGATCCTTCACTGGTCCCAGGCCGGTTCGGCCTTCTCGCTTGCTGAGTTCATGCGGATTGTCATGGTGTTTTCGCCACTGTGAATGGAGAACACAGACTGAAATTTCAGCTGCCAACTGACTGAGCTGGAGAAGCAAAGGACAAGGGACAAAACGCTGTCCCCCACTCATCATGTTGGTGCCCTCCAGCGTTTTTGACACCCCAGATCCATTTTTGCTCTAGATAACCTGCAGACGTGGGTACATTAATCCACTGCCAGGTAATGCAGAAGAGCACGGGCGGAAAGCCCTGTGCACTCAGCTGCCCCCTCCTGTGACagctccctcctcacccccaaCCTCACTCCGTTGCCATAACCCAATAGTCCCAGCCCGTCCCACCCACCTTCCGGCCATGCACACTCCGGCTCCCCGATTTGCTTGGGGACTCCTCTCCATCCTGGGCTTGGCACTTCAGTCTCTTGTGGGCCTGCCTGGCGTCCCCGTCATGCTGCCGTTTGGACTTGCAGCGCACACTGCCCTCTTGCTTGATTTGGCCTGCTCCTTTGAGCTTGACGTCGGCAAAGGCCTGGGGAGCAGTCCCAGCTCGCAGGCAAGTCACAGAAGTAAATGACATGTCACACTCCACTCGCTCCTTCTTGACCCTGCACAGATCCACCTGACGCACGCACTGGAGGGGCTCTGCAGCTGGAGGCTCCTGGGAGCCTTCGCAGCCCAGCTCCTTGTGTTGACTCTCCGTGGGCACACTGGGCACATCTGAAATCATTCgcaggctctgctgcccagctGCGGGCACATCATGCGACAAATATGCCGCTAACACTTGGTTTTTAGGCTTTGCATCCAACTGTTTGAGGCCACAGCTCCCCTGGGGAGCCTCAGTCTGTACATTGCCCTCCTTACTGGAGTCAGCCTCTGGTTGATCACACTCTTGACTCTTCTGAGGGTTGTCcagcttccccttcccccctttcACGTCCAAAGCACTGGTCTGAAGAGATGGACCTGCATCCAGCGGGACTGGATTGGCCGGCTCTTCGTAGAGCTTGGGCAAGGCCCGGCAGCTCTTGCTCTTGGCTGCAGCTTCCCGTTCCTGAGGCGGGAGCCTGGGCAGCCCCTCCGGCAGGCTCTGGGCAGCTGTGCTGGACTCTGTGGGCTGCACGCTCGGGAATGCCGGGAGCTCACCTGCACCAGCTGGCTTGCAGGAGCTATTCTGGTTTGGGGGCAGCTGCCCTGCTGTGGAGATGCCAATTGAAAGCAGGGGGGTTTGATGATAAGGAGACCAGCCAAGAGGCAGAAGCTGAGGATTGGAAGGTTTTCCATTCATAGGGCATCGCGGGTACACACTTCCCTGGCCGGGATTCCAGGTGGAGATGTCCTTGGACTGACACAAAGGAGCTCCTGGAGCAACTCTACCATGAAGAAGTCTCCTGGCAGGGTCCTGCTGTCCTTCTGTGCTGACCTGATTGGCTTTCTTCCCACAGGGAACCCCAGCACTGCGAGGCTCCCCCTGATCGATGATAGAAATAGGCTCCTGCTTGGGAAGGTGGCGCGGGTCCCTGCTGAAGCTCACACCGGGGTCCTTGCTGAGCAGCAGTGAGGCAGGCACCGGGTTGGCGACGCCGACGTAGGTGCCTGGAATGGTGCTGATGAGCGTGGTGTTCTTCACCCAGGAGCCCTGCTCGCCATTGCGCAGGAACTCGGGGAAGATGACTAAGGGAGGGGTGGTGCCGAGACATGAGGTGACGCTGCTGCCCGTAGTCTGAGCCGCGCGCTGGGACTTGGACAGGACCGTGGTGAGAAGTGCTTTGCCGCTGGTGTGCACGGGTGTGAGGATGGGCATAGGAGGTGTTTTGCGTTGACTGGGTGGAGGCAGTTTCTGACGATTGGACTTGGAGGAGAGATCGAGAGGCATCTCGCTGCACTCTGGAGAGGAGACCATCTCACGCTCTAGCTGTGGAGGGGACTTCAGAGGAGAGAGTGAGGTGGCCGCCCCCGGTGCGTGCGGCTCGGGAGCTGCCGGGGCTCTGGCGTGCGCACCGGTGCCGGAAGAGGGAGCAGCGCTCCCACACGATGCTGCCAGCGGAGGCTGGCTGGATGAGAGGGAAGGGCCAGCAGTGGACGGGGGAGCACCCTCGGCAGCAGCCTGGGCACCATTGCCGCCCGAGGGCGAAGGGCAGCTAAGCTGATTCACCTCCACAGACACCACTTTGGCGTCTGAAGCCAAGGGTCTGGTGACGGAGAAGGTGTAGGGGTAGGAGCGCAACTCTGGGGAAGCGATAATGCCCGGCAGGCAACGCTCGTGTAGGTAGGAAGGCAGGACGGGGAGGGTGAGCGTGGAGGAGACCCCCAAGGTGGCTGGAAGTGTAGCCACGCTGAGCGGCTGCCCGCAGCTGGGTGGTGGGATGTACACCAGCGACTGGTTCGGGCTCAGAACTGCCCCAGCCTGAAAGGACAGGGGCATTTTTTGCATAGCAGGGGCCTGAGATGCGGGAAAGCACACTCTGTTCAAAGTAAAAGTAGCGGGAGTGGAGGCGGAGGTGTTGCAGCTGGAGACAACCACAGACAATGTCCCTTCTGCCAGCACGCCTGGCCCTTGTGCTCCAGTGCTTGGGGTGGTTTGCTCCTTCCCAACAGGCTCACTCTCTGGAGCCACGGAGCAGGCTGGAGAAGCATCAGCCTGCTTGTCGCTGTGAGGATCTGCAGGTGTCCCGGCAGCATCAGCACCACTGCTCTCCTGCTCGACAGCTCTGGGGATTGTGGACTCCTGCCCTCTGCCATCCCCCTGGCTTGCCAGAGGGCCCAGGGCATCATCTTTCACAGTCTTTCCCGCACACTCCGGGTTTGGGTTGGGATCAGGTGGCTGCTCCTCCAGTTTGGGCCCAAGCTTTTCCTCCACCTTGCCATCAGCATCCAGCCCCTGGGCACTGCTGCCACCACCGCTGACTGCTGTGAGCTCCACCTGCAACAAGAAGGGAGAAGGTGTTCCTGAGAGCTGTGCAAGTGGCTCCTAGCAAAGCAGGCAGGACCTTCTCTCTACCCCCCCCCAGGACACTGAGGCAGAACTGGGAAACAGCTCTTGCCGAACTAGAGCGTTACTTTGCCCTTACTGCACCTCGATGTACCCCTCTCGAGAAAGAGCCCGCGGGACCCATTAGGGTAGATGCTTTTGCTTGGCCTGTTCTGTCAAGGAAAGGCCTTCTTGGACCCAGACACGCACGCAAGGAGCTCACCTTGGAAAGGCTGCTGCTGACGCAAAACTCTTGAGACCCCaagtgctgggagctgctggttttAGACTCCTCATCAGAAAGGGGGGCTCTCCTAGCCGAGGAACAAGACACAGCATTACAAAACCCCAGGATACCCTCCCAGCATCCTACCCCTCCCTATCCCCACGTGGGACAGCAGCGCAGCCTGAAGAAGCGTGCCTGCTCCAGGTAGCCAGCTCCTCATTATCACATGTTAGACAGCGGGTACCGGGCACTGCAGACTGAGGGGGTGAGGAGCACTGCTGTCCACTGCAGTCCTCCCTCTCCCGCAACTCTGCCCACTGGGTAGCACCTCTTCACACATAAATGCTTACCCTATGGCTCCTACAGGCCTGACGAGACTTTCTCCATGGCCCAGCAGCTCTGTGTGCCTTCCTTACTCATGGCCATTTTGACCCCCCTGGTCTCACCACGGgccagcccagccctccctgACTGTGCTGCGTCACAGCTGGGCTCCACAAACCCGCTCCTGTCCCCTCTGCTTCCCGTTCTGCCCCACCGCACGTTTCTAGTCCCACCCTCCTCTGAGCTCCATCCTGCTTGTCTCTTCTTCCACAGGCACCTCCTCATTCCCATTCCTCTGTCTCCCAGCCACGCTCACTCCCCGCCCTGggacttcccagcccagccctgctgctctcctccagcctcAGGTGGAGATCTCCCTCCAGTGCCAAAGCTCTTCAGGCTCAAGCTGTCTGTGACGGGAGCAGTGGTGACTGCAGCCACCCCGGTGCGCAACGTCCTGCTGGCCTGCACGTTTGACCCTTTCTCTTTAAAAGACAGTTCCTGAGTGGAAAGCCTGAATTCAGTGGAAAGCCTGAATTGTGAACTCCACGGAAATGGGGTGCACTGAGAAGACAGCTGTCCTTATGATCTACGAGAAGACGGAACAGGAGACAGCACTCGTGTGTTCAGTGCCCTGCCCTGGGACACTCCTGCCCCAGCTGTATTTACCCGGTGACGGTTCTCTGGTCTTTAAGTGTCGTTTAGACAAGATGCTGATGCCAGGATAAAACAGCTCAAGTTTCGTTTCTGCTGATGACGTGATTTCTTCTGGATTTGCTCCCCTACCTCCCAGGCTTTCACAACAAAGTATCAGGCACAGGTACAGGAGGAAGCTTTCTCTTTAGACTCCCATATCCCCAGCACCGGGACGCCACTCCAGGCTGCCTCACGACCACCACAGCACAACCCCCGCTGACCCTCCCAAGCCCCGGCGACAGCCGGGTCCCTTCGAGGGGctcctgccctcccgcccccTTGGCGGCAGTTTGAGGGGGCCCTCTCCAGCCTGGCCTCCCCAGTCAGCCCGGCCGCAGCAGGCCGACGAGGGCTGTCACTAGTGAGGGGAGATCGGAGCGCCGCGGCGGGCTGCGGCGCGTGCGGCGGCTGACCGCGGCCAGGCCGCCTCAGCGCAGCCGGCAGGGCGCGGGGTGCGGCGCCCGGGTCCCCGGCCGCGGCAGGCCTCGGGGCCCAGGCCTGCGCCGAGGCaggcccagccccgccggggtGAGAGGCCCTcggggggcgaggggagcgggggTCCCGAAGCCagcccgccgccgcagcccggtCCCCGCGGAGCCGtgcggcgggcggagcggagcggagcggggccggggccggggccggctccaTACAGGCGGGCGGTGCGGCGGCGGGACGCCAGGGGGCGCCGGAGCGCAGCTGGCTGCCCGCGGCACCGCCGGCGAGCGGCCGGGAGCTGGAcagcggggcccggcccggccccggccccggccccggccccgagcggGGCGCcgccctgcctcctcctgccctcggcTACCTGCAGGGGCGGCGACCGgacctgccccgccgccgccgccgggcccagGCCCTGTCAGCTGCCGGGACGgccccgggggcagccccggctgcggTGGTGCGGCCTGCCCGCCtccggcccgggccccggccgGGGCTCCTGCACAGGCCAGCTCAgcccgcggcgcggggagcgggcaCGGAGCAGCCCACGGCACCCAGCCGCAGCGGACGGGGACAGCACAGCCGCCCGTGccagccgcctcccgcccggccaGCAGCCAAGGGAGAGCGCTCGGCTGCAGCCAGCCCAGTTTGCCTGCCTGGCTCAGACGCCCCGAACTTTAATGTTTGTTGTAAACTAGGAGTAGCTCTGAGTGGTTTAGGAGAGGCAGAGGGCAACGCCAGCCCCAGCTCTTATCTGAGGGACACACAGCAGGCCAAGCAGCTGCTGAGGGCTGAAGATGATCTCTGCCCGCGTTTCTGCCCTGAGCGAGAGTCTGAACTCTTCCCTGTCCCACCGCTCTTCTGACTGGCCCTCAGAGGATTCGCCACCAAAAGCCTCAACACCCACAGCGAGGAACGACAGGCATGCGCTGCCTTTGAGCCAGTAAAACTTTTCTGGCTCCAGCAAATGCGCTGAGCAGACATAGTAGCCCCAAGGAAGCCACAAACTGATCAGTTTTGAGAACAAGACCCCAGAGCTGCGGGAATAAAAAGGTGATGCAAAGCCATGGGGCAGGCCAGGAACTCATCTTGATCAATTCTGCCTCCCAGCCATTAATCCTCCTTAATCTCCTATTTGGTGGCATGTCACAACTCTCCCATCTAATCATTTGGTCTGCACTAACCCTCCTGGGTCACCGAAAGCTCTTCTTAGTGGCTTGGCTCACAGTGGGTCAAGTTCTTTCCCTCCTCTGGCAGTTAAGAGCACAGGTCTGGTGAAGCCACTAGCACAGGCAGACAACTCGGCCTTGTCCCCCACCAACGCCATGGAGGCCATACAGCTACACACAGCCAACGGTTCCTCGGCAGAGACCTCCAGCACGCTCTGCTTGCGGGCCCTCCTCGCTGGACCACGGGATGTGGGGACCATCACAGAATTCCACCATTTGACCACACAtccatcccctccctgcagctCTTTCGCACCACAGTTCGTATTACATTCTAGTAAGAACGGGCTGAGCCAGCACCAGCCCCCTTCCTATAGCCTCTCCAGATCCCTAACTCGCATTCTCCggtctcttcctccttcccctacCACGCCACCCACGCACCTCACCTCTCCTCGTTGAGGCCACACATGCGAATCCGCTCTGTGCTGGTCCAGTTGTGCACCCCACTATAGAGAGGTGCTGTAGAGATCATGACAGCTGTTCCTCACCGACTGGGACCTGCTGGGGCTCGAGGGGCCGCTCTgcctacaaaagaaaaacagaggattGGTAACTGTCCCCGGGATACTTGCATTCAACCACACTTCAGAGAGACTCATCCCCAGCTTTGCTGCCAGGCAGACGGGGTACAACGCCCAAGATCCCACACAT
The Calonectris borealis chromosome 13, bCalBor7.hap1.2, whole genome shotgun sequence genome window above contains:
- the BCORL1 gene encoding BCL-6 corepressor-like protein 1 is translated as MISTAPLYSGVHNWTSTERIRMCGLNEERRAPLSDEESKTSSSQHLGSQEFCVSSSLSKVELTAVSGGGSSAQGLDADGKVEEKLGPKLEEQPPDPNPNPECAGKTVKDDALGPLASQGDGRGQESTIPRAVEQESSGADAAGTPADPHSDKQADASPACSVAPESEPVGKEQTTPSTGAQGPGVLAEGTLSVVVSSCNTSASTPATFTLNRVCFPASQAPAMQKMPLSFQAGAVLSPNQSLVYIPPPSCGQPLSVATLPATLGVSSTLTLPVLPSYLHERCLPGIIASPELRSYPYTFSVTRPLASDAKVVSVEVNQLSCPSPSGGNGAQAAAEGAPPSTAGPSLSSSQPPLAASCGSAAPSSGTGAHARAPAAPEPHAPGAATSLSPLKSPPQLEREMVSSPECSEMPLDLSSKSNRQKLPPPSQRKTPPMPILTPVHTSGKALLTTVLSKSQRAAQTTGSSVTSCLGTTPPLVIFPEFLRNGEQGSWVKNTTLISTIPGTYVGVANPVPASLLLSKDPGVSFSRDPRHLPKQEPISIIDQGEPRSAGVPCGKKANQVSTEGQQDPARRLLHGRVAPGAPLCQSKDISTWNPGQGSVYPRCPMNGKPSNPQLLPLGWSPYHQTPLLSIGISTAGQLPPNQNSSCKPAGAGELPAFPSVQPTESSTAAQSLPEGLPRLPPQEREAAAKSKSCRALPKLYEEPANPVPLDAGPSLQTSALDVKGGKGKLDNPQKSQECDQPEADSSKEGNVQTEAPQGSCGLKQLDAKPKNQVLAAYLSHDVPAAGQQSLRMISDVPSVPTESQHKELGCEGSQEPPAAEPLQCVRQVDLCRVKKERVECDMSFTSVTCLRAGTAPQAFADVKLKGAGQIKQEGSVRCKSKRQHDGDARQAHKRLKCQAQDGEESPSKSGSRSVHGRKWRKHHDNPHELSKREGRTGLGPVKDHNSLRVKRKRRRPAKTEFPSPAHRGDSHEEGYLEKKPKNNFRDFIPVVLSSRTRSQSGSIAGSSAGVTGDCDVTGQEIVPLLEEDQEEEEEEEEEETSLKRRKLRKSHRTSRYHSRRARDRSLSERSSCYTRRTRELSWRAESPRQLWEPNEEEEDDSHIKRKKRRRQKSRKYQTGEYLTEREEERGGYPHRRRKSKADFRYRKPKESVQGKGTELRLRSRLSPSPRKSQGRPDFRNGFFLEHSDSSPVQEELEKPSGKRKCKTKHLAGICDEGKGKGCCNQPKMRPLKKPQDLWTLCKSRRVSPGSSPELPMAQNIPPGARRLIVNKNAGETLLQRAARLGYKDVVLYCLQKKSSDVNHRDNAGYTALHEACARGWIDILHILLEHGANVNCSAQDGTRPVHDAVANDNLETMWLLLSYGADPTLATYSGQTAVKLATSEVMKRFLCDYLSDLQGRTDGDPRTAWDFYSSSVLEGKDSIGCDLLLNPPGSSDQEEEEQEADNFMFEFSDKPLLPSYNLQVSVSRGPCNWFLFSDVLKRLKLSSRIFQARFPHLEIATLPKAEFQRQVSLSQVLAQEEVQEGPEPAQGTAETVELVHYEPELLQLLGSAVEYQAWSS